A stretch of Tachyglossus aculeatus isolate mTacAcu1 chromosome 3, mTacAcu1.pri, whole genome shotgun sequence DNA encodes these proteins:
- the SYT4 gene encoding synaptotagmin-4 isoform X2, with the protein MAPITASREELDEIPTVVGIFSAFGLVFTVSLFAWICCQRKSSKSNKTPPYKFVHVLKGVDIYPENLNSKKKFGADDKNEANSKSALPKNSLHLDLEKRDLNGNFPKTNAKVVSPSDLENLTPKHFSESEKDSISLDSLKSNTSLSLEEKQEKLGTLFLSLEYNFEKKAFVVNIKEARGLPAMDEQSMTSDPYIKMTILPEKKHKVKTRVLRKTLDPAFDETFTFYGIPYSQIQDLVLHFMILSFDRFSRDDVIGEVLIPLSGIELSDGKMLMNREIIKRNVRSSGRGELLISLCYQSTTNTLTVVVLKARHLPKADVSGLSDPYVKVNLYHAKKRISKKKTHVKKCTPNAVFNELFVFDIPCEGLEDISVEFLVLDSDRGSRNEVIGRLILGASAEGTGGEHWKEICEYPRRQIAKWHMLCDG; encoded by the exons ATGGCTCCGATCACAGCGAGCCGGGAGGAATTAG ATGAAATTCCGACAGTGGTTGGGATCTTCAGTGCATTTGGTTTGGTCTTCACAGTGTCCCTGTTTGCTTGGATCTGCTGTCAGAGAAAATCTTCCAAATCCAACAAGACTCCCCCTTATAAATTTGTACATGTACTAAAGGGAGTTGACATTTATCCAGAAAATCTAAACAGCAAGAAGAAGTTTGGCGCAGATGACAAAAATGAAGCAAACAGTAAATCAGCACTGCCAAAGAACTCACTGCATCTTGACTTGGAGAAGAGAGACCTGAATGGTAATTTCCCTAAAACAAATGCCAAAGTTGTGAGCCCCTCAGATCTTGAGAACTTGACTCCAAAGCACTTTTCTGAATCAGAGAAAGATTCCATTTCCCTTGATAGCTTAAAATCCAACACCTCGTTGTCTTTGGAGGAGAAACAAGAGAAACTAGGGACTCTCTTCCTATCATTAGAATACAACTTTGAGAAGAAGGCATTTGTGGTGAACATCAAAGAGGCCCGGGGCCTGCCGGCTATGGATGAACAATCAATGACCTCTGACCCTTATATCAAAATGACTATCCTGCCTGAGAAGAAACATAAAGTGAAAACCAGAGTTCTGAGAAAAACCTTGGATCCAGCTTTTGATGAGACCTTCACTTTCTATGGAATCCCCTATAGCCAGATCCAAGACTTAGTACTTCACTTCATGATCTTGAGTTTTGACAGGTTTTCGAGAGATGATGTCATTGGAGAAGTCCTTATTCCCCTCTCAGGAATTGAATTGTCTGATGGAAAAATGCTAATGAACAGGGAAATCATCAAAAGAAACGTTAGG TCCTCAGGACGTGGAGAACTGCTCATCTCTCTTTGCTACCAGTCCACAACCAACACACTCACTGTGGTTGTTTTAAAAGCGCGTCACCTGCCTAAAGCTGATGTTTCAGGATTATCAG ATCCTTATGTCAAAGTGAACCTGTACCATGCCAAAAAGAGAATCTCCAAGAAGAAGACACATGTGAAGAAATGCACCCCTAATGCAGTGTTCAATGAATTGTTTGTCTTTGATATCCCATGTGAGGGTCTTGAAGATATCAGTGTTGAGTTTCTGGTCTTGGATTCTGATAGGGGGTCGAGGAATGAGGTCATCGGTCGGTTAATCTTGGGAGCTTCAGCTGAAGGAACAGGTGGAGAGCACTGGAAGGAAATTTGTGAATATCCTAGGAGACAAATCGCCAAGTGGCATATGCTTTGTGATGGTTAG
- the SYT4 gene encoding synaptotagmin-4 isoform X1 → MAPITASREELDEIPTVVGIFSAFGLVFTVSLFAWICCQRKSSKSNKTPPYKFVHVLKGVDIYPENLNSKKKFGADDKNEANSKSALPKNSLHLDLEKRDLNGNFPKTNAKVVSPSDLENLTPKHFSESEKDSISLDSLKSNTSLSLEEKQEKLGTLFLSLEYNFEKKAFVVNIKEARGLPAMDEQSMTSDPYIKMTILPEKKHKVKTRVLRKTLDPAFDETFTFYGIPYSQIQDLVLHFMILSFDRFSRDDVIGEVLIPLSGIELSDGKMLMNREIIKRNVRKSSGRGELLISLCYQSTTNTLTVVVLKARHLPKADVSGLSDPYVKVNLYHAKKRISKKKTHVKKCTPNAVFNELFVFDIPCEGLEDISVEFLVLDSDRGSRNEVIGRLILGASAEGTGGEHWKEICEYPRRQIAKWHMLCDG, encoded by the exons ATGGCTCCGATCACAGCGAGCCGGGAGGAATTAG ATGAAATTCCGACAGTGGTTGGGATCTTCAGTGCATTTGGTTTGGTCTTCACAGTGTCCCTGTTTGCTTGGATCTGCTGTCAGAGAAAATCTTCCAAATCCAACAAGACTCCCCCTTATAAATTTGTACATGTACTAAAGGGAGTTGACATTTATCCAGAAAATCTAAACAGCAAGAAGAAGTTTGGCGCAGATGACAAAAATGAAGCAAACAGTAAATCAGCACTGCCAAAGAACTCACTGCATCTTGACTTGGAGAAGAGAGACCTGAATGGTAATTTCCCTAAAACAAATGCCAAAGTTGTGAGCCCCTCAGATCTTGAGAACTTGACTCCAAAGCACTTTTCTGAATCAGAGAAAGATTCCATTTCCCTTGATAGCTTAAAATCCAACACCTCGTTGTCTTTGGAGGAGAAACAAGAGAAACTAGGGACTCTCTTCCTATCATTAGAATACAACTTTGAGAAGAAGGCATTTGTGGTGAACATCAAAGAGGCCCGGGGCCTGCCGGCTATGGATGAACAATCAATGACCTCTGACCCTTATATCAAAATGACTATCCTGCCTGAGAAGAAACATAAAGTGAAAACCAGAGTTCTGAGAAAAACCTTGGATCCAGCTTTTGATGAGACCTTCACTTTCTATGGAATCCCCTATAGCCAGATCCAAGACTTAGTACTTCACTTCATGATCTTGAGTTTTGACAGGTTTTCGAGAGATGATGTCATTGGAGAAGTCCTTATTCCCCTCTCAGGAATTGAATTGTCTGATGGAAAAATGCTAATGAACAGGGAAATCATCAAAAGAAACGTTAGG AAGTCCTCAGGACGTGGAGAACTGCTCATCTCTCTTTGCTACCAGTCCACAACCAACACACTCACTGTGGTTGTTTTAAAAGCGCGTCACCTGCCTAAAGCTGATGTTTCAGGATTATCAG ATCCTTATGTCAAAGTGAACCTGTACCATGCCAAAAAGAGAATCTCCAAGAAGAAGACACATGTGAAGAAATGCACCCCTAATGCAGTGTTCAATGAATTGTTTGTCTTTGATATCCCATGTGAGGGTCTTGAAGATATCAGTGTTGAGTTTCTGGTCTTGGATTCTGATAGGGGGTCGAGGAATGAGGTCATCGGTCGGTTAATCTTGGGAGCTTCAGCTGAAGGAACAGGTGGAGAGCACTGGAAGGAAATTTGTGAATATCCTAGGAGACAAATCGCCAAGTGGCATATGCTTTGTGATGGTTAG